ACGTCTTTGCTTTTTCAAAATCAATTTTAGAACAATTTTCCCATACTTTTGAAAATGCGTCTTGCACAAAGTCTAAAGATGCTGCTTTATCACCACATTTGTAATAAGCAAAATTATTAACTGACTGAATATGTTCTAAGTAAAAAGAATCAAAGTATGATTCTTGGCAAAGTTTAGGTTTGGAGCTATTCATAAATCTATATAATAGTATGATTCAACAAAAATATGAATAAAAAAAACAAGTCGTAATCATCTTAAAAACATACACTTACATGTTTGTTTATGAAAAACAATAAAAAACCATAGGGTAAATCAAATGCTAAGGGTCTTAAATATAGAAAGCGAAAAAAAATCGCTGTGAAAAAGAAAAACTTTATAACCCAAAAAAATTTAATCATGAAAAATTTAAAATTATTAACCGCAATCTTATTAACATCAATTTTTAGTTTCACATCTTGTCAAGACGAAATTGATAGTGAAAACGGACAAAATCCAAATACCAATTCTGCTCAATCTCCAACTGCAAATAACCTTGAGCGTTCATCAATGCATGATGGTAGTTTTGACGATTTTTTAGACGGGATGTCTTGCTCTTCTATTTTATTACCAGTAACTGCAACAATAAATAATACCGAAATAACTATTATTAATGAATCTCAATACAACTTAGTTTTAAACATTCTTGGAGAATTTACTAATGATAACGATTCAATCGAGTTTCAATTTCCACTTTCAGTAATGCTAAATAATTACACTGAAGTACAAATAACAAATCAGATAGAATATGATGAACTTATGAATGCTTGCGAACAAGCTGAACAAAATGCCGATGACGCCATAAATTGTCTAGATATTAATTTCCCAATTACTATTTTAACGTACAGCTTAAACTTTGAACAAACTGGCAGTATTATTATTGAATCTAAGCAACAACTATATACTTACATGAATAATTTTGGTAATGATGAATTATTTGCCATAAACTATCCAATAACAGCTAGTTTAGCAGGACAAAGCAATACTGTTGTAGAAATTTCAAGCGATATGGATTTACAAACTAAAATCACACAATGCCTATCTAATGATGACGCTATGAAAGAGGCGGAAGAAAATGCACAAAATTTAGAAGACATTCTAGTTGAAGGCACTTTTAAAATTGAATCTTTTATAAATGCGAGTATAAATAGCGCTAATGATTATGCAGACTACACTATTGATTTTGCTAACGACTTAAGTTGTAAAGCTGAAAACATAGTAAATACAACTGCCAATAATATTGAAGGAACCTACACCGTAGCATCAGAGCTTGAAGTATTTTTATCGTTGACATTTTCTGGAAATACTGCTTTCGAATTATTAAACCAGACCTGGGAAGTAACTAGCTATTCTGAAAATTCAATCTCTATGCAAAGCACAACAAATACAGCGATAACCTTAGTTTTAACCCAAATATAAACTAAGTTAGTATCTGTAATATATGTTATGGTAAAACAGCTGTCTATATCAGGCAGCTGTTTTTAAGTAAAAAAACAAATTATGAAATATAAAATTTTAATAGCAATAATCTTATTTGTATTTATTAACGCTTGCTCAAAAGATGAACCAGTAAACAATAATGATGATACTCCAAACAACACAATTAACAAATCATTAAATAGACAAGCAACTGGCAGTTCTGCTAATGATTTATTATCAGACGATACCTTTACAAACATGATTATAGAATTGGTTTATGTAGAAGGCCTTGAACCTACTCAAACAGCTATAGATAATTTTGTATTGTTTCTAACAAACAGAACCTATAAACCAGATGGCATAATCATTGAAAAAAGAGCTATTCCATCACCAGGAAAGGACGTATATAGTATTGAGGATATTGCAGATATAGAAAAAGAACAACGCAAATATTATAATACAACAGATAAAATTGCTGTTTGGGCTTATTTTTCAGATGGAAAATCCGATAAGGATTCTGAAGCGAATAATACGGTTGTTTTAGGAACAGCTTACTGGAACACTTCATTTGTAATTTACGAAGAAACTATTAAAAACCTAAGCAATAGCCCCCTCGAACCAAGTCGTTCTCTTTTAGAAACTACAGTTATCAATCATGAATTTGGACATATTTTTGGACTTACAAACCTTGGAACAAATTTACAAAGCAATCATGAAGATGAAGATCATCCAAAACATTGTAATGTAGAAAATTGCTTAATGTATTGGGCTACAGAATCTGCAGTAAACATTTCTAACATGGCAAACATGAGTTCTGCACCTCAACTGGACTCCCAGTGTTTAGCCGATTTAAAGGCTAACGGAGGTAAATGATTTTTTTAAATTAAAATAAGAAACGGTAGGGTAAAATACTTTAAAAGTGTCTTATTAATGAAGGCTTATTAGTAGCTTATTTATTAATTAAAAAAATTAGACTTATGAAATCACTTAAAAAATTAATGCTTGTAATAATTATAGGAACTTCGATTACATTATACAGTCAAGAAACTGAAGTATCAAACGAAAAACTTGTTGATAAAAAATCATATTATCAAAAAAGAGCTACTGAAGATGCCAAATACGAACAACAATTTAACGCAGAAACTAAAGCAGATGAAGAGGTTTTTTGGAAAGACCAAAAAGCGTATGAAGACAATTTAAAACGAAAAGACAGAAAAGCCTATCGAGCTTATATGAAAGGTAAAAAAGATGCTTACGCTAATCATTATGACCATTGTAACAACCATTGTCATCATAGTGATTATTATTATCACCATGCTTCATTTTATTATTACAGATATAATGGGTATTATTATGAAAGCGACCCAAGAAGAAAGACTATTAGTACAAGAGCTCGTGTTTCTACTCCAAATATAAAAGTAGGCTTAGGATTATTTTAAATAAGTTGATGTTATTAAATTCAAATAACAAGATATAAACCTTTTGAGCAAGAGTACCAAAACCATTTAATAATAAAAGAGACTGCCTAAAATTTTAGGCAGTCTCTTTTTATATAAAAACATTTAAATAAATTTAAAAAAACATCTTTTACGCATCAATATTCGCATAAATAGCATTTTTCTCAATAAACTCTCTACGCGGAGGTACTTCATCTCCCATTAACATAGAGAAAATTCTATCTGCTTCTGTACCATTATCAATTTGAACTAAACGCATGGTTCTAAATTCAGGATTCATTGTTGTATCCCAAAGTTGCTCAGCATTCATTTCCCCAAGACCTTTATAACGTTGTATTTTAGATCCATCTCCAAATTCCGAAACAATAGCATCGCGTTCTTTATCAGACCAAGCATATTGTTTTTTTGCACCACGCTTCACTAAATATAATGGTGGTGTTGCAATATAAATATGTCCGTTCTCTATAAGTTCCTTCATATACCTAAAGAAGAATGTTAAAATTAGAGTTGCAATGTGACTACCATCAATATCGGCATCACACATAATAACTACTTTATGGTAACGTAATTTTGAAAGGTTAAGCGCCTTACTATCTTCCTCAGTTCCAATAGTAACCCCTAATGCTGTAAAAATATTTTTAATCTCTTCGTTTTCAAAAACTTTGTGAACCATCGCTTTTTCAACATTCAATATCTTACCTCTTAATGGTAAAATCGCTTGAAATGCTCTATCTCTACCTTGCTTAGCCGTTCCACCTGCCGAATCTCCCTCTACAAGAAATACTTCGCATTTTGCAGGGTCTTGCTCAGAACAATCACTTAATTTACCAGGTAAACCACCAATACTCATAACGGTTTTACGCTGTACCATATCACGTGCTTTTTGCGCTGCATGACGTGCTTGTGCTGCTAATATTACTTTTTGAACAATAATTTTAGCATCATCCGGATGCTCTTCTAAATAATCGGTTAACATTTCTGAAACCGCTTGACTTACCGAAGCAGAAACTTCCCTATTTCCTAATTTAGTTTTTGTTTGTCCTTCAAATTGTGGCTCTTGTACTTTTACAGAAATAATGGCAGTTAATCCTTCACGAAAATCATCACCAGCAATATCAAACTTTAAGTTTTTTAATAAGCCCGATTCATCTGCATATTTTTTAAGTGTATGTGTTAAACCACGACGGAAACCAGAAAGATGTGTTCCACCTTCATGTGTATTAATATTATTTACATACGAATGTAAATTCTCGGCATACGATGTGTTATAAATCATAGCGACTTCAACAGGGACACCATTTTTTTCACCTTCGAAAGCAATAACATCTTTCATTAATGGCTCACGAGTCGCATCTAAATACTTGATAAACTCCTTAAGACCTTCATCTGAATGAAATGTTTCTCCTTCAAACTCACCATCTTCTTTTTTAGATCTTTTATCAACTAAATGAACAGTGATTCCTTTATTCAAAAATGCTAATTCTCGCAAACGACTTGCAAGCGTATCATAACTATACTCTAAAGTTTGAGTAAAAATAGTTGAGTCTGGCTTGAACGTAACCGTTGTACCTCTTTTATCAGTCTCTCCTACTTTTTTAACAGGATAGATTGCTTTTCCACGTTCGTATTCCTGTTCCCAAATCTCTCCTTTTCTATATACAGTCGCTTTTAAACTTTCTGACAAAGCATTCACACAACTTACACCAACACCGTGAAGCCCACCAGAAACCTTATAAGAATCTTTATCAAATTTACCACCTGCACCAATTTTAGTCATAACAACCTCCAATGCAGAAACACCTTCTTTTTTGTGCAAATCTACTGGAATACCACGACCATCATCTTCTGTAGTAATCGAGTTATCTTCATTAATAGTAACGGTAATATTATTACAATGTCCTGCTAAAGCCTCATCAATCGAGTTATCTACAACTTCATAAACTAAATGATGTAAACCTCTTGTACCTACATCTCCAATATACATAGAAGGACGCATACGTACATGCTCCATACCTTCTAATGCCTGAATACTATCTGCCGAATAATTATGCTCGTTAAAGACTTCTTTTTCTTCGCTCATATTATTATATATCTATAATTTAAAGTTTAGTTTTATAACATAAAAAAATGACGCCTATGCATCATTTTCAATCACTAACAAATATACGGATTTTAAACTCATTTTAAAAGTATTTTATCGATTCCACATAATAATTATCAACATTTGTTAATTACTGAAAAGTGTCTTAAATCACCTAAAAAGCGCCTTAAAATGGATTTAGGCATGTTTTCACCCATCAATAATTAAATAAAAACCAAAAAGCAGCTAAAACACGCTATTTTGAATGTAATTATCCCAAAAACTCACTAAAAAAACAACTAGCTCAACATAAAATCGTTTGTTTTTTTCAAAAAAAATCAAGTATGAGATTAAACTAATAAAACCAAAAAACCAAACACCCTTTCATATTTTCAACTTACACTGTGTTTTTATATGAATTCATAATAAAATTTAGAAATTTACACACATATTAAAAGAGTATTCACTAACATTCCCTTTATACTAAGTTTAAAGACTTAGACACATAAACTCCATAAAAACTTTCGTAATTTTACCACCTAAAATTTCCGCTATAAAAATTAAGATTTAAAAGCATGAGTAAAATTATGACAGTCGACATATTGTCGAGCATTAAAGGAGCACAACCATCTGAGGCTGTGAATAAATTATTTGAAGTTATTAAAAACGCTAATTCAACAAATAACACCTTTAATAATGTTAATAATAATTGTGTGTCTTTAAATGATTTAAGAGATGATATTGTAATTGAAAGTTCTGAAACTGAAAAACAAATCATTAAGGAAAACTTCCCAAAAGAAAAAGACGGTTATTTAGTGGTTGCTAAAGTTATTGAAGAGTAAAAATTATGGAATCTCAAATAAAACTCATACACCAGCAATTGGTGTCTAAACAAGTGCGTTGTATAGATTTGATACAGCAAAAATTAGATTTGCTAAAAAACAATACCCACAACACGGTTAATTCTCTATTAGAAACTTTAGCTTTAAATTTAGCTACAAAAGTTGATAATAAAATTGCCAACGGAGAGACTATAGGCTTACTTGAAGGCATTCCTTTTGGGATTAAAGACGTGTATATGCTTCAAGGCACATATACAACGGCAAGTTCTAATTTATTAAAAAACTATAAATCGGCATACACAGCAACAGCCATTCAAAAGCTTTTAGATGCTGGTGCCATTCCTATTGTAAAAGAAAATTGCGATAGTTTTGGTCATGGATCTTCTAGCGAAAACACCATTTTTGGCGCTGTTAAAAATGCTATCAATCCAGAACTCGTTGCTGGTGGTTCTAGTGGAGGATCGGCAGTTAACGTTGCTAAAGATTACACCGTATTTTCTATTGGTGGCGACACTGGCGGCTCGGTACGACAACCTGCTGGCTACAATAATATTTATGGATTAAAACCTACTTACGGCAGAATTTCGCGTTATGGCTTAATGGCATATGCATCTTCAACAGACTGTGTAGGACCTTTAGCAAAATCTGTTGAAGATATTCGCATTGTTTTAAATGTGATGAGCGGAAAAGATGTTAAAGACCAAACCACTTACGTTTCCGCGGAAATAAACGAAGATTCAATTTTAAATTCCGACAGCGTTAAAACCGTTGGTTACTTCAAAAACTTTATTGAAAGCGAAGCAATTGACACGCAAGTAAAAGCTGATTTTTTAGCGACTATTGAAAAAATAAAAGCAAAAGGCATTGTAGTAAAAGCTTTAGATTTCTTTGAATCTGAAACTTTGGTTTCTACTTATTATACCTTAGCTATGGCCGAAACCGCCTCTAACCTATCACGTTTAGACGGTACCAATTATGGCAATAGAATAGAAGCTGAAAATTTAAAAGAAACCTATGCAGTAACACGTTCAGAAAATTTTTCAGAAGAAACCAAACGTCGAATTGTTGGAGGCAATCAGGTATTATCTCAAGGGTTTTCAGATGAAATATATTTAAAAGGATTAGCCATTCGCGATCAGATTTCAGAAAATTTCAACAATGATTTTAATGAAGTAGATATCATCCTTTCTCCAGTTACACCTAGTACTCCACCAAAAATAGGCGATAGTTTAAAAGACCCACATGCTATGTATTTATCTGATGCTTATACCGTTGGTTTTAGCCTAGGACAATTACCAACGCTTACTGTACCACAAGGTACTGCAACGGGGTTACAAATTACAGCAGCAAAAAATAATGACGAACTTGTTTTGAAGTTTGCTAACTTCTTAAAAGATACGATATAATGGAATTAGAGCAAATAAACGAGGCTTTAAAAGCCCACGATTTAGAATTGGTAATCGGACTGGAAACACACGTTAGATTAAACACCAAAACCAAGTTATTTTGTTCTTGTCCAAATCAAGAAATAGATACCCCAAACCAAAACATTTGTTCAGTTTGTACTGGACAAATGGGCGTTTTACCCGCCATAAATAAAGAGGCCATAACAAAGGCTATTTATTTTGGAAAAGCTGTAAAATCTTCTTTTGAAAACGAAGTGATTTCCTGGGATAGAAAACATTATGAATACCCTGATAACCCGAAAAACATACAAATTACGCAGTTTCATAACCCCGTTATTCCAGACGGTCAAGTTTCTTGTTACCGTAATGACGGGTCTCAATTCACTGTGAATTTAACACAAGTTCATATTGAGGAAGATGCTGCTAAATTGATGCACGAAAAGAAAACATCTTTAGTCGATTTTAACAAAGCAGGAGTACCACTTATTGAAATTGTTACAGAACCATGTATTCGTCATATTGAAGATGCTTCAACTTATGCGCAATACATTCAGCGTATTGTTCAGAATTTAAAAATAAGCGAAGCTAATCTTGAAAAAGGAGAGTTTAAATCGGATGTTTCAGTATCGCTTCGTAAAAAACACAGCTACAAATTAAATCCACGTACCGAAATAAAAAACCTAAACTCTTTTAAGTTTATGGTTGATGCTTTAAAAGAAGAAGTCGAAAAGCAACTCAACTACTTTTTAGAGCATAAAGAATTTAGACCAGACCAAACTACGGTTTTATGGGATGCTGAATTAAAGCAAACCAAAACCATGCGTAAAAAAGAGTTTGAAGCAGATTACCGCTTTATTTCTGAACCTGATTTGCCATTTGTTTCTATCAAAGATGTTGTTGAATCTATTGATGTAGATTTAAGCACACTTCCTTATGCCGTAGAATCTATTTTAATAAAAGGGGGTGTTTTGCCACAAGACGCTAAATTTTTTACAGCCGATTCGTTACGCTCAGAAACTTTTATTGCTATAAATAATATAATAAGAGACCCGTCTTTTGTTGCTAAAACATTAGTAAATAATATTGGTGCCGATGAATATGCCGACATACATAGAATAGAGCATCTTATTGAAATTTTTCAGCTTTTTAAAGATGAAAAAATAACATCTGTATTAGTTCAAAATGCAATTACTTCCTATTTAAAAGATAGAAGTTTTGATTACAATAAGTATTTTGAAGACAATACTATTTCGGAATCTCAGATTAAAGAAGCAATTCAAAAAGTAATTTCTGAAAATGAAGCCGTTGCCAACGATATAAAAAATGGAAACCAAGGAAAAGCTGGAATTCTAGTTGGAAAAGTCATTGCCATTATTGGTAAAGGCGCTTCAGGAAAAGTGATTCGCCAAGGAATTATTAATGCAGTAGCTACTAGTGGCGGAGTTGGAAACGGAATGTCTAACATAAAAGACTCTTCTGCTCAAAAAGCAAATAACCAAGAACCAAAAGCTTTAACAGAAGAAACACTTCCAGAGATTCCGTTAATCATTAAAGAGGAGTACAGAACACATAAAATATCTGATTTATCAGAAAGTTCAATTTCAGAAACTGTAACACTTGCTGGCTGGGTATCTAGTGTACGTGACCATGGTGAATTGATGTTTATAGATTTACGTGATTCGAGTAACGAAATTTTCCAAGTACGTTTAAGCAGAGAGTCTTTCGCTAATCTAGATGATCTGGTAAAGTTGAAACCAGAATCGGTTATCACAGTTACAGGAACGGTTGTTCAACGTAAAGAAGATGATTATAATGCATCACTTAGAGCAGGAACCATAGAATTAGAAACATCAGATTTAGATATTTTAAATCTATCTAAAACCTTGCCGTTCGAAATTAAAAGAGCGACAAAAACTAATGAATCTGTTCGTTTTCAATATAAATATTTAGATCACAGAAATGACGATGTTCGAAGAGCTATAGTTAATCGTCATAAAGTGATTAAATTGATGCGTGATATTTTAGACGAGCAAGAATTTCTAGAAGTAGAAACACCAATACTAACAGCGGGAACCGATGAAGGCGCAAGAGAGTTTATTGTGCCAACAAGAAAAAAAGCAGGATCTTTTTACACATTACCACAAGCACCTCAACAATTCAAACAAATTTTGATGGTGTCTGGTTATGAGAAATATTTCCAAATAGCACGCTGTTTTAGAGATGAAGATTCTCGTGGCGATCGTCAGCCAGAATTCACACAGTTAGATATAGAAATGGCATACGCCAGTATGCAGCAAATTATAGATTTAAACACAAAAATGTTTAATAACATCGTATCGAAAATATATGGTAAAAAATGGATTTTACATCCGTTTGAAATCATTACCTATAAAGATGCTATGGATAAATATGGTTGCGACAGACCTGATTTACGCTTCGGATTACAAATGGAAGACATTACTGCCATTGTAAAAGAAACCACCTTCCAAGTATTTAGCAAACCTATTGATGATGGTGGTATTGTAAAATGTATTAAAGTTTCAAAAGAAGAACAAGGTAAAAAACGCTTATCTAAAGGGCAAATAGAAAAACTAACAGCTACCGCTCAACAACACGGTTTAGGTGGCTTAGCATATATTATTGTAAATGAAAATGATTTACAATCGCCAATAATTAAATTCTTAGGTGAAGATATTGCTGCAGGAATTATTAAAGCTACAAATGCTCAAGTTGGTGATATTGTGTTCTTTTCTGCTGCCGATTATGAAACCGCTAACAAAGCATTAGACGCTGTTCGTCAAGAATTAGGAGCCATGTTAAAATTAATTAATCCTAAAGAGTTAAGACCAGCTTGGGTCGTTGATTTCCCAATGTTTGAAAAAACAGATGAAGGTCGTTGGACATTTACACACAACCCGTTCTCTATGCCAGCGATCTATGATATTGACAAACACATGAATGGTAAAGAAGATGAAATTGGGACCATCATTGCTCAACAATACGATTTAATACTCAATGGTTACGAAATTGGAGGAGGCTCCGTTCGTGCTCACAAACCAGAAATATTAGAGGCTACCTATAAAAACATGGGTTATAATAAAGAGGAAATGCTTAAAAGCGTGGGTACTATGTACGAAGCTTTCCATTATGGCGCACCACCACACGGCGGTATTGCTTGGGGAGTTGATAGATTAATGATGATTTTAGAGAAAAAAGCATCTATTAGAGAAGTTATGGCGTTCCCTAAAACAGGCACTAGTGAAGATTTATTATTTGGCTCACCTTCTCCTTTATCTGACAAAAAAGTAGAAGAAATGAATGTTAGAGTAATCCGCAAATAATTGTTTTAACTTAATTATAAAACTTAAAGCTTCAGTTAATCCTGAAGCTTTTTTTAGGCACATAAAACATAAATTTTAACATTCCTAAACGACTTTTATAAAAACTTTAAGACAGTTTCAGTTTATCTTTAAAAAAAATATAAAATTATGACAAAATCAACTTATTTAACAACCATCGCTTTAGCATTTGTAATGCTATTTTCTATTAATGTAAATGCTCAGAAATTTGCTAAATTGGATAAAAGCCCAATGGATGCTGCCGCATTTCCTACTGATTATAAAGACGCAAATAAACTGATTAAAATAGTTTACAGCAGGCCTCAACTTAAAGGACGTGAATTAAGTAAACTTGCTCCTAACGGAAAAGTTTGGAGAACTGGTGCAAATGAAGCTGCTAATATCACATTATACAAAGACATGAAAATTGCTGGTGAACCTGTAAATTCTGGCGAATATTCTCTTTTTACAATTCCTGGAGAAAAAGAATGGACAATCATTTTAAGTAAAGATATTAATGTTTGGGGTGCTTATTCTTACAATGAATCTAACAATGTTATTAAAGTTTCTGCACCAGTAAGTTCTGGAGAATTATTAGAAGCTTTTTCTATAGCATTTTCTGATGATGGCACAATGCATTTAGGATGGGGAACAACAAGAGTTGCTGTACCTTTTACTAAATAAGTTAGCAATTTGCAAAACTAAAAAGTTCCGAAAAACGAATATGTTTATCGGAACTTTTTGTTTTATCTATTTTATAACAGTAACCGAATACTGAATTTAAGGAATATTCAAATATTTATGCGTTTGTAAAGAGACTTTCCATTTAGGATTCGCCATGACATAATCTACAATTTCTGGCACCACTTTATCTCGCTTACTCCACTCGGGTTGTAAATATAAAATGCAGTCTTTATTAACCTTGGCAGCTTGTTCTTCTGCGAAACGAAAATCATCTTTATTGTAAACAATCACTTTTAACTCATGAGCATTCTCATAAACCTCCTTAGTAGGAAGCTTCATTTTTTTAGGAGATAAACAAATCCAATCCCAAACACCTGTTAATTTATAAGCTCCAGATGTTTCAATATGAACTTGTAAGCCTTCAGTTTTTAATTGTGTTGTTAAAGCTGTCATGTCCCAAGTTAAAGGTTCGCCACCCGTAATAACAATAGTATCACTATACTTTTTAGCGTTTTCAACAATCTTTGCAATATCTGTAGGCGGGTGTAAATCGGCATTCCAACTTTCTTTAACATCACACCAATGACAACCCACATCGCATCCACCAACACGTATAAAATAAGCCGCTGTTCCCTTATGAAATCCTTCTCCCTGAATGGTATAAAATTCCTCCATTAAAGGCAACATTTCACCTTTATCTACTAACTCTTGTATCTCTTTATTCATCGTTTGCAAAGATACATATAACTTAAATTATTTTAGTTATTTTAAGTTTCAATTCTAAAAACACGTGTCGTTATTATGTATGATATAAGAATTAAAAAGTCTATTTTTTTCTTCCTTGTTTTTCCTGTATTTTTACCCAAATTTATTTGGCATGAGTAACAAAGACACTTTTTTTAAATACATAACGGAAGGTAATACAACAAAAGGTGATTTTATTCCTGTAGGAGCTGCTATGTTAGACAGCGAAACCATAACAGGTGCTCATGTAAAAATCCCCTTAAAAACCATGAATCGTCATGGCTTAATTGCTGGCGCTACTGGGACAGGAAAAACAAAATCGCTACAGGTTTTAGCAGAAAATTTAAGCGATAAAGGAGTTCCTGTTTTACTTATGGATATTAAAGGTGATTTAAGTGGGTTAGCACAACCAAGTCCTGGGCACGCAAAAATTGATGAACGTCACGAAAAAATAGGGCTTCCCTTTGAAGCTAAATCGTTTCCTGTTGAAATATTAACCTTATCTGAACAAGACGGTGTTCGTTTAAGGGCTACGGTTAGTGAATTTGGCCCTGTTCTTCTTTCAAGAATTTTAGATTTAAGCGAAACACAAACAGGTGTTGTTGCTGTCATTTTTCAATATTGTGACGACCATCAAATGCCTGTTCTTGATTTAAAAGATTTCAAAAAGATATTGCAATATGCAACTCAAGAAGGTAAAGACGAATTTACAGAAGCTTATGGAAGAATATCTACTGCCTCAACAGGTGCTATTTTAAGAAAAATTGTAGAGCTTGAACAACAAGGAGCAGATTTGTTTTTTGGTGAAACCTCTTTTGATGTTGATGACTTATTAAGAGTTAACAATGAAGGTCGTGGTTATATTAATATCATGAGACTAACCGATATTCAAGATAGACCAAAATTATTTTCAACATTTATGCTGAGTTTGTTAGCCGAAATCTATTCAACATTTCCTGAACAAGGTGATAGCGACAGACCTGAACTTATTATTTTTATTGATGAGGCACATTTAATTTTTAATGAAGCTTCAAAAGCATTGCTAAGTCAAATTGAAAGTATTGTAAAATTAATACGAAGTAAAGGAGTTGGTTTATATTTTGTAACACAAAACCCAACTGATGTTCCTGAAGGTGTTTTAGGGCAACTCGGTTTAAAAATACAACATGCTTTAAGAGCCTTTACTGCAAAAGACCGAAAAGCTATAAAACTAACCGCAGAAAACTATCCAGACTCCGAGTATTATGATACTACCGAAGTATTAACATCGCTAGGTATTGGAGAAGCATTGGTGTCTGCTTTAGATGAAAAAGGACGACCAACACCATTAGCAGCAACCATGATGCGCGCTCCTATGAGTAGAATGGATGTTTTAACAGAAACTGAATTAGGCAGTTTGCTTTCTAACTCTAAGCTTGTAAAAAAATATAATAAAACTGTTGATAGAGAAAGTGCTTATGAAATGCTTAATAAAAAAATTGAGTTAGCTGAAACTGAAGAAGCTAAAGAAAAAGTAAGACAAGAGCGTGAAGCTCTTAAAAAAGCTCAATCTAAGCAACGTGAATACTCTACAACAAGAAGAAAAAGTACCGCTATGAATC
The nucleotide sequence above comes from Flavobacteriaceae bacterium HL-DH10. Encoded proteins:
- a CDS encoding membrane metalloprotease, with the translated sequence MKYKILIAIILFVFINACSKDEPVNNNDDTPNNTINKSLNRQATGSSANDLLSDDTFTNMIIELVYVEGLEPTQTAIDNFVLFLTNRTYKPDGIIIEKRAIPSPGKDVYSIEDIADIEKEQRKYYNTTDKIAVWAYFSDGKSDKDSEANNTVVLGTAYWNTSFVIYEETIKNLSNSPLEPSRSLLETTVINHEFGHIFGLTNLGTNLQSNHEDEDHPKHCNVENCLMYWATESAVNISNMANMSSAPQLDSQCLADLKANGGK
- the gyrB gene encoding DNA topoisomerase (ATP-hydrolyzing) subunit B, encoding MSEEKEVFNEHNYSADSIQALEGMEHVRMRPSMYIGDVGTRGLHHLVYEVVDNSIDEALAGHCNNITVTINEDNSITTEDDGRGIPVDLHKKEGVSALEVVMTKIGAGGKFDKDSYKVSGGLHGVGVSCVNALSESLKATVYRKGEIWEQEYERGKAIYPVKKVGETDKRGTTVTFKPDSTIFTQTLEYSYDTLASRLRELAFLNKGITVHLVDKRSKKEDGEFEGETFHSDEGLKEFIKYLDATREPLMKDVIAFEGEKNGVPVEVAMIYNTSYAENLHSYVNNINTHEGGTHLSGFRRGLTHTLKKYADESGLLKNLKFDIAGDDFREGLTAIISVKVQEPQFEGQTKTKLGNREVSASVSQAVSEMLTDYLEEHPDDAKIIVQKVILAAQARHAAQKARDMVQRKTVMSIGGLPGKLSDCSEQDPAKCEVFLVEGDSAGGTAKQGRDRAFQAILPLRGKILNVEKAMVHKVFENEEIKNIFTALGVTIGTEEDSKALNLSKLRYHKVVIMCDADIDGSHIATLILTFFFRYMKELIENGHIYIATPPLYLVKRGAKKQYAWSDKERDAIVSEFGDGSKIQRYKGLGEMNAEQLWDTTMNPEFRTMRLVQIDNGTEADRIFSMLMGDEVPPRREFIEKNAIYANIDA
- a CDS encoding amidase family protein, whose product is MESQIKLIHQQLVSKQVRCIDLIQQKLDLLKNNTHNTVNSLLETLALNLATKVDNKIANGETIGLLEGIPFGIKDVYMLQGTYTTASSNLLKNYKSAYTATAIQKLLDAGAIPIVKENCDSFGHGSSSENTIFGAVKNAINPELVAGGSSGGSAVNVAKDYTVFSIGGDTGGSVRQPAGYNNIYGLKPTYGRISRYGLMAYASSTDCVGPLAKSVEDIRIVLNVMSGKDVKDQTTYVSAEINEDSILNSDSVKTVGYFKNFIESEAIDTQVKADFLATIEKIKAKGIVVKALDFFESETLVSTYYTLAMAETASNLSRLDGTNYGNRIEAENLKETYAVTRSENFSEETKRRIVGGNQVLSQGFSDEIYLKGLAIRDQISENFNNDFNEVDIILSPVTPSTPPKIGDSLKDPHAMYLSDAYTVGFSLGQLPTLTVPQGTATGLQITAAKNNDELVLKFANFLKDTI